A single genomic interval of bacterium harbors:
- a CDS encoding PfkB family carbohydrate kinase has product MSEMPSPPERLLAKIAGREVLVVGDPCLDEYRYGPVGAIAREAPVACLDERERVFAPGQATNVAVNAAALGGRVTVVGVLGDDSAGERLSGLLRERGVTFAGVISPDRPTTDRLKLVATEPDAQHVFHSYHEQRSPLDRDTAGRLLEAVRERLPRSDAVVVSDYSNGAVFPEMIALVRESGRPWAGDTRNPLENLAGATCLKPNAREVRLWGSTVGSEGSDWGALCDRCRRELGLLWLCLTLGDDGLELYHDGGVEKTTALCPRHLVRDHTGAGDTVTAALGLALAAGLTPAETTALASWAAADVVAQTGTSVPRVFHR; this is encoded by the coding sequence TTGCTCGCGAAAATCGCCGGACGCGAGGTCCTGGTCGTCGGCGACCCGTGCCTGGACGAGTACCGCTACGGGCCGGTCGGCGCCATCGCCCGGGAAGCCCCGGTGGCCTGCCTCGACGAGAGGGAGCGGGTCTTTGCCCCGGGGCAGGCGACCAACGTGGCGGTCAACGCGGCCGCCCTGGGGGGGAGGGTGACCGTGGTCGGCGTCCTGGGCGACGATTCCGCCGGCGAGCGCCTGTCGGGCCTGCTCCGGGAGCGGGGCGTCACCTTCGCCGGGGTGATTTCCCCCGACCGACCCACCACGGACCGGCTCAAGCTGGTCGCCACGGAGCCGGACGCCCAACACGTCTTCCACTCGTACCACGAACAGAGGTCGCCGCTCGACCGCGACACCGCGGGGCGGCTGCTGGAGGCGGTCCGTGAAAGGCTGCCGCGGAGCGACGCCGTGGTCGTCTCCGACTACTCCAACGGCGCGGTTTTTCCGGAAATGATAGCCCTGGTGCGGGAATCGGGGCGGCCCTGGGCGGGCGATACGCGCAACCCCCTCGAAAACCTGGCCGGTGCGACCTGCCTGAAGCCCAACGCGCGGGAGGTGCGCCTCTGGGGGAGCACAGTCGGTTCGGAGGGTTCCGACTGGGGCGCACTCTGCGATCGCTGCCGGCGCGAGCTCGGTTTGCTCTGGCTCTGCCTGACCCTCGGCGACGACGGCCTCGAGCTCTACCACGACGGAGGTGTGGAGAAAACCACCGCTCTCTGCCCGCGTCATTTGGTCCGCGACCACACCGGGGCCGGCGACACCGTGACCGCGGCGCTGGGGCTGGCCCTGGCCGCGGGCCTGACACCCGCGGAGACGACGGCGCTCGCCTCCTGGGCGGCGGCCGACGTGGTGGCCCAGACGGGGACCAGCGTTCCCCGGGTATTTCACCGATGA